A single genomic interval of Alcaligenes sp. SDU_A2 harbors:
- a CDS encoding S24 family peptidase, producing MKSSEFLQHLMDKAKDNPNSLARKSNVPQSTIFRFVTGTSKEPRLSTLEKIARVYGVPVEAFLNDQARRAYLFRNDEGSDLQEIGHAPPSSLVPVVSTAKLGDNGWYNDAEAGSDGYVAHFSDDPDAYALLVKGDSMFPAIRSGWYVIVEPNHVPMGGEYVAVHLKNDKKMVKEFLFKTPAEIHLQSINGQERLTLQATDIISMHPVTAVVSPRKHKLLP from the coding sequence ATGAAATCTTCTGAATTTCTCCAACACCTCATGGACAAGGCCAAGGACAACCCAAACTCACTGGCCAGAAAATCCAATGTGCCGCAGTCGACGATTTTCCGTTTTGTCACCGGCACATCAAAAGAGCCTAGGCTGAGCACGCTGGAAAAGATTGCCCGCGTCTACGGTGTCCCCGTAGAGGCCTTCCTGAACGACCAAGCACGAAGGGCATACTTGTTTCGTAATGACGAAGGCAGCGATCTACAGGAAATCGGACACGCTCCTCCGTCTTCTCTTGTCCCTGTTGTCAGCACCGCTAAACTGGGAGATAACGGCTGGTATAACGATGCAGAAGCTGGCTCGGATGGCTATGTTGCTCACTTTTCCGACGATCCGGACGCTTACGCATTGCTGGTCAAGGGTGACAGCATGTTCCCGGCAATTCGTAGCGGTTGGTATGTAATCGTGGAACCCAATCACGTTCCGATGGGCGGTGAGTACGTCGCCGTTCACCTAAAGAACGATAAAAAAATGGTCAAAGAGTTTTTGTTCAAGACCCCCGCCGAGATCCATTTGCAATCCATCAACGGCCAGGAGCGCCTGACATTGCAAGCGACGGACATCATCAGCATGCACCCTGTTACTGCTGTCGTTTCCCCACGTAAGCACAAGCTACTGCCTTAA
- a CDS encoding helix-turn-helix domain-containing protein, with translation MRTTHDILKELRAAGWSQSAIARKTGIPQPRLSRWQSGQVPDGADDALRLAALLDEVSQPAQCDVVEPSGMVLPVSESSQASMLRE, from the coding sequence ATGAGAACTACACACGACATTTTGAAAGAGCTGCGGGCTGCTGGTTGGAGCCAGTCTGCCATCGCGCGCAAAACAGGGATCCCGCAGCCGCGTCTGTCGCGCTGGCAGTCCGGTCAGGTGCCGGATGGAGCCGATGACGCGCTACGGCTCGCCGCCTTGCTGGATGAGGTCTCACAACCGGCTCAATGCGATGTGGTTGAGCCGAGTGGCATGGTGTTACCCGTTTCGGAGTCCTCCCAGGCTTCCATGCTCAGGGAGTGA